The sequence TTAAGATACCCTACGGGTTACAAATGACGTGGGATTTGGAAAAAAGCATTTTAAATCGGGAATATATTGTTTTGGTGGTGCCATCTCATAGTATGAGACAGATGGTGTCACAAATAAGACCCTTTATTGATAAAAATGCAGTAATAATTAGTGCTTCAAAAGGGTTAGAAGTTGACACATTAAAAAGAATGTCTGAAGTGATAAAAGAAGAGCTGCATGAATCGATGCATAAAAATATTGCTGCAATTTCCGGACCGAGTCATGCAGAAGAGGTTTCAAAAGGTCTTCCAACTACTGTTGTTGCTGCAGCCCCTCATAAAGAAATTGCTGAAAGTGTTCAGGACCTTTTTATTACTTCTAAATTCAGGGTTTACACCAATCCTGACATAATAGGGGTTGAACTGGGAGGGGCCCTCAAAAATATCATAGCATTAGGTGCCGGTATTTCTGATGGTTTAGGTTTTGGGGATAATACTAAAGCTGCCCTTATGACCAGAGGTATTGCAGAAATAGCTCGTCTTGGCATTGCCATGGGGGCCGAACCTTTAACCTTTGCAGGTTTATCTGGGATAGGAGACCTTATAGTAACCTGCACAAGCATTCATAGCAGGAACAGAAGAGCGGGTATTTTAATCGGCCAAGGGAAAACCCTTGATGAGATATACTCTAATACTAAAATGGTCATTGAAGGAGTAAGGACTACAAAAGCGGCATATAAATTGCAAAAAGAATATAACATTGAGATGCCGATAACATCTGAGCTATATAAAGTATTGTTTGAGGCAAAAAATCCCCTTAATGCCGTTAAAGACCTTATGGAAAGGGGAAGGACTCACGAAATAGAAGAAGTTGCAGTGCAGAAATCCTGGCATTGCTGATCTTATAACTTAACTAATTTGCTTCCGATTAGGAAGCTTTTTTATTTTTTGGTCATATTCCATCAGCAAAAACATATATATATAATGTTAATACGAGGCAAGTTTCGAATTTATTAATAATTTATACAAAGTATTAATGGGGAGGGATGATGCCACATCTCATTTTAAATCTATTATTTCAAAGGAGGGAAAAGATAAATGGAGAGATTTGATTTACTTAAGGATATAGCCGAACGAACTAATGGTGATATATATATAGGTGTAGTAGGACCGGTCAGGTCGGGCAAATCAACCTTTATAAAAAAATTCATGGAAAAAATCGTACTCCCACACATTGAAAATGTTCACGATAAGAACAGGACTAAGGATGAGCTACCTCAAAGCGGTGCCGGTAAAACGATAACTACAGCTGAACCTAAGTTTATACCTAATGAAGCAGTAGAATTAAAAATTAAAGACAACATAAAGTTCAGGGTAAGGATAGTAGATTGTGTAGGGTATACTGTGAAAGGGGCATTAGGATATGAAGATGAAAACGGTCCGAGAATGGTTTCTACCCCCTGGTTTGATAAGCCGATCCCTTTTCAGGAAGCTGCGGAGTTAGGTACCCGGAAGGTTATATCCGATCATTCAACTATCGGTTTAGTAGTAACAACGGATGGCAGTATCACTGAAATACCTAGAGAAAGCTATAAAGAACCCGAGGAAAGGATAATAGCAGAATTAAAGGAATTAGATAAACCCTTTATAGTTATTTTAAATACGACAATGCCCCGGGAAGAAAAAACCAAGGAATTAAAACAGGAAATGGAACAAAAATATCAGGTTCCGGTTATACCCGCTGATTGTAGTGATTTAGACCAGGATGATATTTATACAATACTCCAGGAAGTATTATATGAGTTCTTTGTTAAAGAAATAAATATTAATATGCCTAAATGGATAAATGCCCTGGAAGAGGATTATTGGTTAAAAAAGAGCTTCTTAAATGCGGTTAAAGAGATCAGCAATACTATAAATAAACTAAGAGATATTGAAAAAGCAGTAATGGCATTTAATGAATATGATTTTGTTGATAAGGCTGTTTTAGAAGAAATGGATTTGGGTACAGGTGTCGCGAATATTAAAATCGAACCTAAAGAAGGGCTGTTTTACAAGATATTAAGTGAAACTTCTGGATTTGAAATTACAGGGGACGACCAGTTAATTAGATTAATGAAAGAACTTTCAATAGCAAAAAGGGAATATGATAAAATAGCCGGTGCCCTGGAAAAGGTTAAAGATACAGGATATGGAATTGTACCGCCTTTCCTTGAAGAGATGGTCCTTGAAGAACCTGAGATAATAAGACACGGAAGTAAGTTTGGTGTAAAACTTAAGGCCAGTGCCCCTTCCATTCATATGATAAAAGCAGATATCCAAACGGAAGTTTCTCCTATAGTAGGTACCGAAAAACAAAGCGAGGAACTTGTAAATTATCTGTTAAATGAATTTGAAAGCGATCCTAAAAAGATATGGGAATCAAATATTTTCGGCAAATCCCTTCATGACCTAGTTAGAGAAGGAATACAGAATAAATTAAATCATATGCCTGAAACGGCCCAAATGAAACTTCAGGAAACCCTTCAGAGGATCATAAATGAAGGAAGTGGCGGGTTGATATGTATAATCTTATAAGGATTCGGCAGGACCATAGGGTCTTGCTTTTTTATGTTACGTAATTTATTAAAATAGGATGAGATAAACCGGGAATTAAAAAAGGTAATGATGAAAAATAACCCAAAACGGGAATTTATCATTTTGCCTTTTAGAAGATTTTGTGCTATAATGTCTTTCATATAAAAATAAATGTTCTTCTGCCAAAGACATTGGAGGGAGAAGTGTGAATGAATCAAATTATAATTATTATATTATAACATCAGATATTTTACCAGAAATTTTAAGGAAAACGATAAAGGCAAAGGAGCTTTTAAGTAGAGGTGAGGCTACTACTGTTAATGATGCCGTTGAAATGGTAGGGATGAGCAGAAGTGCCTATTACAAATATAAGGATCATATATTTCCTTTTTATGAAGTAACTAAGGGAAAAATAATAACGGTTGCCCTGGTTTTAGAAGATAGGCCCGGGGTTCTCTCCAGCATACTGGATAATATCGCAAGGGCAAAGGGCAATATCCTTACAATAAACCAAAATATTCCAATAAATGGCATAGCAAATGTAACTATATCCATAAGAACGGCAGAGATGCAGGAAAGCGGGGAAAACCTGTTTAAAAGTATCGAAAAAATTGATGGTGTAAAAAAAATTGATATTCTAGCTCAAGGTTAAAAGGAGGATGAAGACAAAATGAATGGGATTAATCTTGCAATTGTGGGAGCTACGGGGGCTGTTGGTAGAAAAGCCCTTGAAATCTTAGAAAAGGAAGATTTGCTGCCCATAAGGAATCTGAAGCTGCTTGCATCAGATAGGTCAGCAGGTACAGCTTTGAACTTCAGGGGTAAGGATTATTTAGTAGAAGCGGCAACTCCTGAATCTTTTAATAACATTGATGTTGCCATTTTTAGCGCGGGGGCAGGTGTGAGTCTTAGACTGGCACCTGAAGCTGTCAGGAAAGGGGCCGTAGTCATTGATAACAGCAGTGCTTTTAGAATGAAAGAGGATGTACCCCTTGTGGTCCCTGAAGTGAACCCGGATGAAATAAGAAAACATAAAGGAATTATAGCTAATCCGAACTGTTCAACAATTCAGATGGTTGTAGTGTTAAAACCGATTTATGATCTGGTGGGGATAAAGCGAATAGTAGTTTCCACATATCAGGCGGTTTCAGGTACCGGGATTGAAGCTATGGAGGAATTGAGAGAGCAAACCGAACAGATTCTTACCAATAAAGAGATTGCTCCGAAGGTCTATCCTCATCAGATTGCCTTTAATGTTCTACCTCATATAGATGAATTTGATGAGTACGGTAATACCAGAGAGGAGTTAAAAATGATAAATGAAACAAAGAAAATTTTAAATGACCGGAATATAAGGGTTACAGCTACTACTGTAAGGGTCCCCGTGTTTATAGGCCATTCTGAAGCAGTAAATGTAGAAACTGTAGAGAAAATTACTGTAGCTGAAGTAAAAGAAATATTGAGCAAGGCTCCAGGTGTAATAGTTAATGATGACCCTGCTAAAAACTGTTATCCTCTACCTGCCGCTGTTGCCGGGCGGAACGAAGTGTTTGTAGGCAGAATCAGGGAGGACCTATCCATTGAAAATGGGATAAATTTATGGATAGTAGCTGATAATTTAAGAAAAGGAGCAGCTTATAACGCTATTCAAATAGCAGGTTATATGGTAGCAAATAAATTAATATAATAGGCGGTGAAACTATGATAAATATCGGAATCCTTGGTATGGGAACCATTGGAACGGGGGTAGTTGAGGTAATAAATGAGAATGCCGAAAGGATCTATCAGAGAACAGGGGAAAGGCTTAAAATTAAAAGGATTTTGGTAAGGGATTTAAAAAAAAAGAGGGCTGTAAATATAAATCATTTGCTTACAAATGACCCTGAGGAGATTTTAAGAGACGATGAAATTGATATAGTTGTAGAACTAATGGGCGGCTTACAACCGGCCTGTAATTATATAAAAATGGCTATGGAAAATGGCAAACATGTGGTAACAGCAAACAAAGAAGTTATATCAAAGTGTGGCAGGGATTTGTTTGAAGTCGCCAAGCAAAAGGGGGTAAATCTTCTTTTTGAAGCGAGTGTAGGTGGCGGTATACCGATTATCAGACCTCTTAAACAATGCCTGGCAGCTAATGAAATTAACGAAATAATTGGAATCATAAATGGGACAACCAATTATATTTTAACGGAAATGACAGAAAACAAAATGGACTTTTATGAGGTTTTAAAAAAAGCGCAGGAATTGGGTTATGCAGAGAGCGACCCCTCGGCTGATATAAAAGGAATGGATGCTGCGAGAAAACTGGCAATTTTATCTTCTATAGCCTTTAACACCAGGATCATTCCAGAAGACATTTATACAGAAGGAATTTCTAAAATTAAACCGGTAGATATCCTTTACGCTGATGAACTCGGGTTTAAGATAAAACTTTTGGCTCTAGCAAGGAAACACGAACAGGGTATTGAAGCGAGGGTATCTCCCGTTTTGCTGCCCAAAAGACATCCCCTTTCTAGTGTTATGGGGGTATTTAATGCAATTATGGTAAAAGGCTTTCCAGTTGGGGAGGTAATGTTTTATGGAATGGGTGCCGGAAAGGAAGCTACATCCAGTGCAGTAGTTGCAGATATAGTTGATGCGGTTAGGAACAGGAGTAACAAAAACATAACCCTTTGCACATGTTTTGGGGATGAGAAGGTTATTCCCGCAGAACAAACCGAATCCAGATTTTTTATTAGAATGCTTGTTGATGATAAGCCCGGTGTCCTGGCTAAAATAGCCGGAGCAGTAGGAGATAATAACATAAGTATACGTTCTGTTATACAAAAAAATCGATATAATGGAACGGCAGAGATAGTTTTAATTACTCACAGGGCATTAGAAAAAAATATCAGTTCAGCCGCTGCTGAGATAATACGGTTTGAAGAGATCAAGGATATTTGCAATATTATCAGGGTAGAAGGGGATGATTAAATTGTGGAAAGGCCTAATAGAAACATACAGGGAATATCTTCCGGTAGATGAATCAACACCGGTTATTACTTTAAATGAGGGAAACACCCCGTTAATTAGAGCCAAAGGTCTGGAGAAGATTCTAAAGGGCTTAGAAATATATTTTAAATATGAGGGTCTTAATCCTACAGGTTCTTTTAAGGATCGGGGAATGACCATGGCGGTAAGTAAAGCGGTGGAAGAGGGCTCAAAAGCTGTTATGTGTGCTTCTACCGGAAATACATCTGCATCAGCAGCTGCTTATGCTGCTAGAGCAGGGTTGAAGTGCATAGTCCTTATTCCTAATAAAAATATCGCATTAGGGAAACTGGCCCAGGCTATTACTTATGGTGCGGAAGTCATAGCAGTAGATGGGAATTTTGATGATGCCCTCAAGCTCGTGAGAGAAATTACTTCAAAATATCCGATAACCCTGGTTAATTCAATAAATCCCTTCAGGATAGAGGGGCAAAAGACTGCAGCCTTTGAAATTTGCGATCAATTAGGGGATTCTCCCGATTTCCTTGCGATACCTGTAGGGAATGCAGGCAATATAACTGCTTACTGGAAGGGATTCAAGGAGTACCATGATAGGGGTAAAAATACTAGACTGCCCGTATTATTGGGATTTCAGGCGGCAGGAGCGGCTCCGCTGGTTGAAAATCGGGTCATAGAAAGGCCCGAGACTATTGCTACGGCCATAAGGATAGGTAATCCGGCCAGCTGGAAAACAGCAACAGCTGCCTTGAAAGAGTCCGGCGGAGAGGTTGATAAAGTTACCGATGAAGAAATATTAGAAGCCTATAAGTTACTGGCTTCAAAAGAGGGAATTTTTGTAGAGCCGGCTTCAGCATCATCGCTGGCAGGTGTTATAAAAATGTACAATAAGGGATTTTTCATAAAGGGCCAGAGGATAGTGTGCGTATTGACGGGTCATGGGCTTAAGGACCCTGATATTTCTATAAAAATAGGCAAAAAACCTGAATTAATTCCCGTAGATATAGGAGTGCTTGAAGAAAAGATTCTGTGAGGGGGGTTCGAACTTGATAAAATTAAAAGTGCCAGCTACTACAGCAAACCTGGGCCCGGGATTTGACTGTATGGGTATTGCTCTTGATTTATATAATTATATTGAAATAGAGGAAATAGACAGTGGTTTAAAAATTTCTATTGAAGATGATAATGACCGTAAAAAAGTAGATAAGGATGAAAATAATCTTGTTTTCAAAGCAGTTAAAAAGGTTTTTGAAAAGGTTGGCTACAGAACAAAGGGTTTGAGAATTCATATTAAATATCATATTCCAATTGCCAGAGGACTGGGAAGCAGTGCTGCATGTATAGTTGGCGGAATGATGGCTGCCAACGAGATATGCGGCAGAAAACTTGAATTACACGAGCTGATGGAAATGGCCGTAGAAATGGAAGGTCACCCCGATAATGTAGTTCCTGCAATGGTCGGGGGTTATGTAATATCTGCATACACAGAAAATAAGGTAGAATATTTAAGGCTTGATTTACCCGAAGAAATCAGATTCATAATTGCGGTACCCGATTTTGAATTAAAGACATCAGATGCGAGGCGAATTTTACCTGAAATGGTCAGCTTGAAAGATGCGGTGTTTAACATAAGCAGGGCGGCCCTTTTAGCAGCTGCCGTTGCAGAAAAACGTTATAATTTATTTCATTTTTTTGGTAAGGATAGGTTACATCAACCTTACAGGGGCAAATTGATTCCGGGAATGGATCAGGTTATGAAGAATGCAGTAGAAGAAGGGGCTCTTGGAGTGTTTTTAAGCGGTGCGGGTCCTTCAATCATTGCCCTATCATTAAAGGATTTTGAAAAAATCGGCAGTAAAATGAAAGAAATTTTCTTTTTAAACGGTATCAGATCAACTATCCTGATAACAGGGGTTTCAAAAAAGGGTGCGGAAATACTGACTTAGTGGAGGAAGATAACTATGAAAATATATGTGCAAAAGTACGGGGGAACATCTGTAGGCACCCCGCAGCGAATAAAAAATGTGGCAGAAAGGATAATTAAGAAGTCAGGAAATGGGGTTGGGATGGTTGTAGTGGTTTCTGCTATGGGTGACACTACCGACAAACTCCTTGAACTGGCCTATGAAATAACTCCTAACCCACCGGATAGAGAAATCGATATGCTGCTGGCTACAGGTGAACAGATTTCAATTTCCCTGCTAGCTATGGCTATTGGGGCGCTGGGGCATCCGGTCATCTCATTAACGGGAGGACAGGTAGGGATAATTACAGATGATGTTCATAAAAAAGCAAGGATTCTGAGGGTAAATTCAAAAAGGATTTTGGAAGAATTGAACAAAGGGAAAATAGTGATTGTAGCAGGTTTTCAGGGGATTACAGAAAACAACGAGATTACAACCCTAGGCCGAGGAGGGTCTGATACTACCGCAGTAGCACTGGCAGCGGCCTTAAATGCCGATTTATGTGAAATATATACTGATGTTGATGGTGTTTATACTGCTGATCCCCGCATTGTACCTGAGGCCATGAAGTTAGATATTATATCCTATGATGAGATGCTTGAAATGGCCAGTCTAGGAGCTAAGGTTCTTCATCCTCGTTCTGTGGAGCTTGCAAAACAATATAATGTTAATTTAGAAGTAAAGTCCAGTTTCAATGAGAATAAAGGTACTATAATCAAGGGGGAGACCGGAATGGAAGGGATTTTAAGGGTTAGCGGTATAACCCATGACAAAAATATAGCAAAGGTGGCAATTTTGGGAGTTCCCGATAAACCCGGTATAGCTTACAAGGTTTTTTCCGATCTTGCGGATAATAATATAAATGTGGATATGATTATACAGAGTATAAGGCATGAAAAGGTAAATGATATTTCTTTTACAGTGGGAAAGGATGAACTGGATAAAACGGTATCAATTATGAGAAAAACGGTAGAAGAGATAGGAGCAAAGGGCATTGAATATGACAAAAATGTTGCTAAAGTTTCGGTAGTTGGAGCGGGAATAAACAAATCAGAAGTTGCAAAGGCTATGTTTCAAGCCCTTGCAGATGAGGAAATTAATATTCAGATGATAAGCACATCAGAAATAAAGATTTCTTGTTTAATAGATTTGCAGATGACTGAAAGAGCTGTAAAGGCCATCCATAACAAATTTATATTAAACGGCATTGAAATAAGGCATCAAGATGCCATTTAAAAATTCGTTAAAAAAACTGTCAATAACTTGAGAAAATGTCACCCCCAAACAGGGTTAATTATCGTGAGAAAATGTCACCTTAGGAAGGCTTACTAACCGGGCCAATACAAAATTATAGTTATTCCGTTCGGCCAGTCAAGGGTAAAGTGAACGGGCATAGCCCGCCCTTGACAGGCCTCACTCCATAACTAAGAATAAATCAAGCCCGGTTAGAGGAATAAATTCAAGCATAATTAGTAAGGAAGATTTCCTCAAGCATATTAAGGATATCCCTATCACTATCCTCAAAAGAGACCTTTTTAACAAGAGAATGCCCATACTTATAATAATGACTGTCAGGTAGGCTATATGTCTTTTTCTCAACAGGCTTAGATTTTTGAGTCTTTTTAGATTTCACATAAGGAATCGTATCAAACACAGTATCCTTATATTGAGCTTTCACAGCAAAGACGGGGCTTACCAAGACTTTTATTCTTGCCCGTGGAGGGACAGCACCATCACAAACAACCTTGAAATGCTTGCCGTAGAAAGAAAACACACCACCGTTATCAACAGTTCTTTGATATTTAACACACAACACGTGGGCAATATCAACATCATCCGAAATAGGCCTGTAAGCCGATTCAGAAACTTGAGCTTCAACAGCAAACAGAGAATTAAATTTATCCATATACTGCAATAAAAACACATTAGCCTGATCCACAGTAGTAATACCAGCAATCTTAAACTCGATAGGGAGCCTGCTTTGAAGAGTTTCCCAGAGCCGTTCCACCCTGCCCTTGGCTTGAGGGGAACGTGCAGGAATAAGGGTAATACCGAGTTCATTCATAGCCCTGCCGAACTGAGTAGCATTAACTACTTTGCCGGTAAGCTGGTCTTCAATCGTAAGTTTAGATGCATTTGGAGAAAGGAATATACTGTGTCTGTCAGCATAGATACTTACAGGGATACCGTATTTAGTTAAGATTTGCCAGGTAACCTCAAAATACCCTTGCAGACACTCATTTTTAGCCAGGTAAAGGCCGACTATTTTACCGGTAGCATCATCAATAGCACCATGGAGGGTAAATTTTTCATCGGTGCCAAACCATTCAAAGGGAGAAGCATCCATTTGGATCAGGAGGCCTTCCTGAGGCTTTCTCTTTCTGCGACGATGTGATTTGAATCTCCGGCGTTTCTTAGGGCTTTTGATACCCGCATTAGTCAAAATGGTGTGTAGACAGGAATAACTTATACTTATATCCTCATGTTCAGCAAGGAGTTCCACAAAATGCATGAAATTAGCGTCTTTGTAAATATCGGATTGCTTTAATACGATAATTTTGTTCTTGATTTCATCAGTAAATGCATGCTGTGGTTTTCGGCCTGTATTTTTGTGGATTAGGAACGCCGGCCCTTCTTCCATCACTCCTTTTTTCAGGCGTTTGATTTGGCGTTCGCTAAGGCCTAAACTTTCTGCAGCTTCCCTGATGGTTATCCTGCCTTCTGCGGCCATTGAAATGACCTGATACTTTTTTAATTGTTCTTGGGTCATAAGATAATGCACCTCTTTCTTCATAGTGACATTTTATCACGATAATTATAAGGTGACATTATCACAAGATAATCACAAAATTCGTTAAAAAAACTTGAAATAGGGCAATTTTTTTTGTATAATAGGGAATGTAAAAAAAGTGTCTGGGTGTGGCGCAGTTTGGTAGCGCGCTTGAATGGGGTTCAAGAGGTCGGGGGTTCAAATCCCTCCACTCAGACCAGATACAGTAATATCAAGGGCTTCAAGAGATATCCACAGGTATAAAAATCAATAGGTTTAACAGAGACCAACTAGAAGCCTTTCAAAACCACTTGATTCTTTAGTCAAAAAACTAAGGAATGAGGTGGTTTTTTTTGTTGTTTCAATTTGTTTTTCAAGATTTTTTAGATGACAGAAAGTTTAGAAATCTAAGTCCTGTTAGTATTACTGATTATCGGAATACTTTTACCCAATTTCATGATTTTTTGCGTAAAAATCAAATAATAGATGTAGAAGATATTACTCCAGTCATATTAAGAAAATACTTAATCTACTGCCAAGAAAAATTAAAAAATAAGCCATCTTCAATAAATCACAAAATACGAAACCTCAAAACTTTGTTCAATTATTTGGTCAAAGAAGAAATTATTAACCTAAAAAATAATCCTTGTTCTCAATTAGATTACTTAAAAGAAGATGTCAAAATTGAGACTTTCAACGATTACCATATTCGCCAAATGCTTAATTATTGTCGAAGAATTAAGGGTAGGGAAAAAACCTTTTATGCCTGCCGTCTGTATGTAATGATTATTGTTTTCCTTGGTACTGGCATTAGAAGCGGAGAATTGTGTAATCTACGTTGGAGAGATGTTGATTTTGTTAACTCTTCTATGACAGTCATTGGTAAAGTCAGAAAACAAAGAACCATTTCTTTAGTCGATAGAGTGCGAAAAGAATTGTCTGATTGGAGAATTTTCAAAGATACAAAGTTAAAACCCCAACAACCTGAAGATTTTGTTTTTTCCTCCAGTAATGGAAAAAAATTATCTGCTAATGCACTGAAATGCATTTTTAAAAGATTAAAAACGATAATGAATTTTAGGGATGTAAATATAACTCCTCATGTATTCAGACATACTTTTGCCAAATATTACATTGTCAACGGAGGCGACCCTTTTACGCTAAAAACAATTTTAGGTCATTCCAGTCTGGAAATGACTTTGAAATATGTTAGGTTGTTCGGTTCAGATGTGAAGGAAAAAAATGAAAAATATAATGTAATAAATAATATGGATTTGCAAATTTAAAAGGGGGATAAAAAATGTATAATATAAAAACTACAAACATTCCCTACTGCCAATCTTGCGGAAAGGATTTTAGAAAGGGGGAGATAGTGTATTACGCAAAATGGGACAATGACATAGTATGTCAGAAGTGTTCTGTAGTGCACAGGGAAAAAGAAAAAAGAATATTTCAAAACTAGAAGGAGGAATTAAAAAATGCTAGAAAGAGAAATAATGCAAAAAAGAATTAGAAGACTGGATGATATTGTGAAATCTATATATGGTGAAGACTTATCTACTAAGCGGATGAAAGAATTAGAAAACACATCTATAAGAACTATTAACGACTTAGGTTATTATCTGATTGAGACCCATCAATTAGGAAAAGTGGTTAGACAAAGAGAAAAATATCTACAATCTTTCTTTATTAACCCCTAAAGGGGTTTTTTTTCTTATAGAAAAAACTGCGAAAAATTGGGAATAATGCTTAAAAATTTTTGTTGTTATATATAAATGTGATAATTACAGGAAAAATTGGGAATAATACCTAAAAAAATTGCTTGTTATATATAGAGGGGTTTTTTAAAACTTGTTCTAAGTGTGGGAAAGTTTATGTGGTTAACAGGAAGTATTTTAGAGAACAGAAAGATTGTAAAATGGGATTAAGACCTGAATGTAGAAAATGTGAAAAAACTGCGAAAAATTAAAAATAATACCTAAAAAAATTGCTTGTTATATATAGAGGGGTTTTTTAAAACTTGTTCTAAGTGTGGGAAAGTTTATGTTGCTAACAGGAAATATTTTAGAGAACGTAATGATAGTAAAGATAAATTACATAATATTTGTAAAGAATGTATGAAATCGTAAAAAAATTGGGAATAATGCCCAAAAAAATTGTTTGTTATATATGGAGGGGTTTTTTAAAACTTGTTCTAAGTGTGGGAAAGTTTATGTGGCTAACAGGAAATATTTTAGAGAACGTAATGATAGTAAAGATGGATTTAGAAATGAGTGTAGAAAATGCGAAATTTCGGCGAAAAATTAAAAATAATACCTAAAAAAATTGTTTGTTATATATGGAGGGGTTTTTTCTAATTTTAAATTGGGGGAGGTGGAATAGTGCAACCAAAAATCTTTTCATTAAATAAAGTGGCATATCTCAAGGTAAAGGGATACGAACCAAAAAGAATAGGAAAAGATGAGGAAACAGGTAAGATATACTATGAATTTCCTGAAAGTGAGGAAATTAGAGAAAATTTAAGAAAGTATAAGGAAAATAAAGAATTACAAGAGTTTTTACGAATATTTAAGGAAATCAAAAAAGAAATTAAATCAATGTAAAAATAAAGGAGGAAAAAATATGGAAAGAAGTACGCAAGAATTATTTGATGGAGTGAAAGAAGCCCAGAAAAACATTCAGGAAAAATGCAGAATAATATTAGATATAATAAAAAAATGGGAAGAAAATATTGGGGAACAGGAAATGCTCCATCATAAAAAGAAAGAGAAATTTTTAGATGAATGGAAAAAATGGGAATCTATTTAGCGTAACTGGAGATGGCTCTTTTTTTTATTGCAAAATTTAAGGAGGAATTAAAAAATGAATACAAAAACGGTATATACTGCAAAATTAGCGAGGTATCTATTACGGAAAGGGTATCGAATAGTAGATATCGCACCAAACTTCAATGACAGAAAAATGACAGTATTTTATTTTAGAAATGAACGTGAACTTGAAAAAGAAATACAGAAATTTATTAAATCAGGTACTTCAAAAGAGAGTAT is a genomic window of Koleobacter methoxysyntrophicus containing:
- the thrB gene encoding homoserine kinase, producing the protein MIKLKVPATTANLGPGFDCMGIALDLYNYIEIEEIDSGLKISIEDDNDRKKVDKDENNLVFKAVKKVFEKVGYRTKGLRIHIKYHIPIARGLGSSAACIVGGMMAANEICGRKLELHELMEMAVEMEGHPDNVVPAMVGGYVISAYTENKVEYLRLDLPEEIRFIIAVPDFELKTSDARRILPEMVSLKDAVFNISRAALLAAAVAEKRYNLFHFFGKDRLHQPYRGKLIPGMDQVMKNAVEEGALGVFLSGAGPSIIALSLKDFEKIGSKMKEIFFLNGIRSTILITGVSKKGAEILT
- a CDS encoding aspartate kinase, translating into MKIYVQKYGGTSVGTPQRIKNVAERIIKKSGNGVGMVVVVSAMGDTTDKLLELAYEITPNPPDREIDMLLATGEQISISLLAMAIGALGHPVISLTGGQVGIITDDVHKKARILRVNSKRILEELNKGKIVIVAGFQGITENNEITTLGRGGSDTTAVALAAALNADLCEIYTDVDGVYTADPRIVPEAMKLDIISYDEMLEMASLGAKVLHPRSVELAKQYNVNLEVKSSFNENKGTIIKGETGMEGILRVSGITHDKNIAKVAILGVPDKPGIAYKVFSDLADNNINVDMIIQSIRHEKVNDISFTVGKDELDKTVSIMRKTVEEIGAKGIEYDKNVAKVSVVGAGINKSEVAKAMFQALADEEINIQMISTSEIKISCLIDLQMTERAVKAIHNKFILNGIEIRHQDAI
- a CDS encoding ISNCY family transposase; the protein is MTQEQLKKYQVISMAAEGRITIREAAESLGLSERQIKRLKKGVMEEGPAFLIHKNTGRKPQHAFTDEIKNKIIVLKQSDIYKDANFMHFVELLAEHEDISISYSCLHTILTNAGIKSPKKRRRFKSHRRRKRKPQEGLLIQMDASPFEWFGTDEKFTLHGAIDDATGKIVGLYLAKNECLQGYFEVTWQILTKYGIPVSIYADRHSIFLSPNASKLTIEDQLTGKVVNATQFGRAMNELGITLIPARSPQAKGRVERLWETLQSRLPIEFKIAGITTVDQANVFLLQYMDKFNSLFAVEAQVSESAYRPISDDVDIAHVLCVKYQRTVDNGGVFSFYGKHFKVVCDGAVPPRARIKVLVSPVFAVKAQYKDTVFDTIPYVKSKKTQKSKPVEKKTYSLPDSHYYKYGHSLVKKVSFEDSDRDILNMLEEIFLTNYA
- a CDS encoding tyrosine-type recombinase/integrase, with product MFQFVFQDFLDDRKFRNLSPVSITDYRNTFTQFHDFLRKNQIIDVEDITPVILRKYLIYCQEKLKNKPSSINHKIRNLKTLFNYLVKEEIINLKNNPCSQLDYLKEDVKIETFNDYHIRQMLNYCRRIKGREKTFYACRLYVMIIVFLGTGIRSGELCNLRWRDVDFVNSSMTVIGKVRKQRTISLVDRVRKELSDWRIFKDTKLKPQQPEDFVFSSSNGKKLSANALKCIFKRLKTIMNFRDVNITPHVFRHTFAKYYIVNGGDPFTLKTILGHSSLEMTLKYVRLFGSDVKEKNEKYNVINNMDLQI
- a CDS encoding DUF5659 domain-containing protein, translated to MQPKIFSLNKVAYLKVKGYEPKRIGKDEETGKIYYEFPESEEIRENLRKYKENKELQEFLRIFKEIKKEIKSM
- a CDS encoding DUF5659 domain-containing protein, with the translated sequence MNTKTVYTAKLARYLLRKGYRIVDIAPNFNDRKMTVFYFRNERELEKEIQKFIKSGTSKESI